One Rosa chinensis cultivar Old Blush chromosome 3, RchiOBHm-V2, whole genome shotgun sequence DNA window includes the following coding sequences:
- the LOC112193305 gene encoding 29 kDa ribonucleoprotein A, chloroplastic, producing the protein MTTSTASLVLPSLTPKTLALYTPKPTSLSLFSLSFSSLKPISISASFLNSGRGFQSSRSVVRRVAVSDFEQDEEVLSDDGGEPNFSPDLKLFVGNLPFTVDSAQLAELFEGAGNVEMVEVIYDKTTGRSRGFGFVTMSSAQEVEAAARQFNGYELDGRALRVNYGPPPPRSEDSFRGARGPPRGGGGYGDSSNRLYVGNLAWGVDNLALENLFNEQGKVLEAKVVFDRDSGRSRGFGFVTYGSAEEMNSAIESLDGVDLGGRSIRVTAAEPRPPRRQF; encoded by the exons ATGACTACCTCTACGGCTTCGCTGGTTCTTCCTTCCCTGACCCCCAAAACACTAGCGCTCTACACCCCCAAACCCACTTCGCTCtcgctcttctctctctccttctcgtCCCTAAAACCCATTTCGATTTCGGCCTCATTTCTCAACTCCGGCAGGGGGTTTCAGTCGTCTCGGTCGGTCGTGCGACGCGTCGCTGTTTCGGACTTCGAGCAGGATGAGGAGGTTCTCAGCGACGACGGCGGCGAGCCCAATTTCTCGCCTGACCTCAAGCTCTTCGTCGGAAACCTTCCCTTCACCGTCGACAGTGCTCAGCTAGCTGAGCTCTTCGAAGGTGCTGGAAATGTTGAGATGGTCGAG GTGATATATGACAAGACGACTGGGAGAAGCAGGGGATTTGGGTTTGTGACCATGTCGAGTGCTCAGGAAGTTGAAGCAGCTGCTCGACAGTTCAATGGCTAT GAACTTGATGGAAGGGCATTGAGGGTAAACTATGGACCTCCCCCACCTAGGTCTGAGGATTCTTTCAGAGGTGCCAGAGGACCCCCCAGAGGTGGTGGAGGTTATGGTGACTCTTCCAACCGCCTGTATGTGGGTAACCTTGCATGGGGTGTTGACAATTTGGCACTTGAGAACTTGTTTAATGAGCAAGGAAAGGTTTTGGAGGCCAAGGTAGTTTTTGACAGGGACAGTGGCCGGTCgaggggttttggttttgtgacATATGGTTCCGCTGAAGAAATGAACAGTGCCATTGAGTCTTTGGATGGCGTT GACTTGGGTGGAAGATCTATTCGCGTAACTGCGGCAGAACCTAGGCCGCCAAGGCGTCAATTTTGA
- the LOC112193304 gene encoding synaptotagmin-3 isoform X2, giving the protein MRHLYFVFEFIGFLIGFPIGLLLGFFIFIYSSQPEDVKDPDIKSLNECDPNSLVDLFSEIPPWVKHPDFERIDWLNKALHDMWPYLDKAICKIIRETAEPIFAEYVGKYQIRSIGFQSLNLGSLPPTIYGIRVHETNENELVIEPAIRWAGIPHINVVVNILSVRLIVQLMDVQVFATPRMILRPLVPTFPCFGNITMTLIDKPHVDFGLRLLGGDVMAIPGFYQFVQEYIRNQVASLYLWPQTLNIPILQGSLSGTIKKPVGILHVKVVRAKKLLKADIIGRSDPYVKIKLTGERLPSKKTSIKMRNLNPEWNENFKLTVKDPESQFIQFNVFDWDQIGTHDPLGMQILPLKLLTPYDTQEFTLDLVNSTNPYDPQNKKKRGQLMVELTYNPFIEESGSGIYNSEPLDGDKVVDGKKLGIKSQVRSRKPSMSVDMSSQIDAAGLLLVTVQGAEELESKLYDNPNPYVLVRFSGEKRKTKMIKRSHRPYWNEEFQFVVEEATLKEKIRFEVKRIVGVR; this is encoded by the exons atgagacatCTGTATTTCGTATTCGAGTTTATTGGATTTCTTATTGGGTTTCCGATCGGTCTTCTACTGGGTTTCTTCATATTCATATACTCATCACAGCCTGAGGATGTGAAG GATCCAGATATAAAATCACTAAATGAGTGTGATCCAAACTCTCTGGTTGATCTTTTCTCAGAGATTCCTCCATGGGTGAAGCACCCTGACTTTGAAAGA ATTGATTGGTTGAACAAGGCTTTACATGATATGTGGCCTTACCTTGATAAG GCAATATGCAAGATTATCAGAGAAACAGCAGAGCCAATATTTGCAGAGTACGTTGGAAAATATCAGATAAGATCCATAGGATTTCaaagcttgaatcttggaagTCTTCCTCCTACAATTTATG GTATTAGAGTGCACGAAACCAATGAAAATGAACTAGTAATTGAACCTGCTATTAGATGGGCAGGAATTCCACACATAAATGTTGTGGTAAACATATTGTCAGTTCGACTTATAGTTCAG CTGATGGATGTCCAAGTATTTGCAACGCCAAGGATGATCTTAAGGCCTCTTGTACCAACATTCCCATGTTTTGGAAACATAACAATGACTTTGATAGACAAG CCACATGTGGACTTTGGACTCAGATTACTGGGAGGGGATGTTATGGCAATCCCCGGTTTCTATCAATTTGTTCAG GAATATATAAGAAATCAAGTTGCTAGCCTTTATTTATGGCCCCAAACTTTGAACATACCAATTCTTCAGGGTTCATT ATCAGGAACTATAAAGAAGCCTGTAGGCATACTGCATGTCAAGGTTGTAAGAGCTAAGAAACTCTTGAAGGCGGACATCATTGGAAGATCTGATCCTTATGTTAAAATCAAACTAACCGGGGAGAGGCTTCCATCAAAGAAAACTAGCATTAAGATGAGGAACTTGAACCCTGAATGGAATGAGAATTTCAAGCTTACAGTCAAAGATCCAGAGTCCCAATTCATTCAGTTCAATGTTTTCGACTGGGATCAG ATTGGGACGCATGACCCTTTGGGAATGCAAATTCTTCCACTGAAGTTGCTAACTCCATATGACACACAAGAATTTACGCTTGATTTAGTAAACAGCACAAACCCTTATGATcctcaaaacaagaaaaaaagaggcCAACTTATGGTGGAGTTGACATATAATCCTTTTATAGAAGAGAGTGGTAGTGGAATATATAACAGTGAACCTTTGGATGGAGATAAAGTGGTAGATGGAAAAAAGCTTGGAATTAAAAGCCAAGTTAGGAGCCGAAAGCCATCCATGTCCGTAGACATGTCTTCACAAATAGATGCAGCTGGTCTGCTTTTGGTTACAGTTCAAGGAGCAGAAGAACTTGAGAGCAAGCTTTACGATAACCCTAATCCTTACGTACTGGTTAGGTTTTCAGGAGAAAAGAGGAAAACCAAG ATGATAAAGAGATCCCATCGGCCATATTGGAATGAAGAATTTCAGTTTGTGGTAGAAGAAGCGACTTTGAAGGAGAAGATTCGTTTTGAAGTAAAGA GAATTGTTGGGGTACGTTGA
- the LOC112193304 gene encoding synaptotagmin-3 isoform X1: MRHLYFVFEFIGFLIGFPIGLLLGFFIFIYSSQPEDVKDPDIKSLNECDPNSLVDLFSEIPPWVKHPDFERIDWLNKALHDMWPYLDKAICKIIRETAEPIFAEYVGKYQIRSIGFQSLNLGSLPPTIYGIRVHETNENELVIEPAIRWAGIPHINVVVNILSVRLIVQLMDVQVFATPRMILRPLVPTFPCFGNITMTLIDKPHVDFGLRLLGGDVMAIPGFYQFVQEYIRNQVASLYLWPQTLNIPILQGSLSGTIKKPVGILHVKVVRAKKLLKADIIGRSDPYVKIKLTGERLPSKKTSIKMRNLNPEWNENFKLTVKDPESQFIQFNVFDWDQIGTHDPLGMQILPLKLLTPYDTQEFTLDLVNSTNPYDPQNKKKRGQLMVELTYNPFIEESGSGIYNSEPLDGDKVVDGKKLGIKSQVRSRKPSMSVDMSSQIDAAGLLLVTVQGAEELESKLYDNPNPYVLVRFSGEKRKTKMIKRSHRPYWNEEFQFVVEEATLKEKIRFEVKSKKRNLFAYRFRKKELLGYVDINFSDVVYNGRIRGKYNLINSKNAVIHIELQWSTT, encoded by the exons atgagacatCTGTATTTCGTATTCGAGTTTATTGGATTTCTTATTGGGTTTCCGATCGGTCTTCTACTGGGTTTCTTCATATTCATATACTCATCACAGCCTGAGGATGTGAAG GATCCAGATATAAAATCACTAAATGAGTGTGATCCAAACTCTCTGGTTGATCTTTTCTCAGAGATTCCTCCATGGGTGAAGCACCCTGACTTTGAAAGA ATTGATTGGTTGAACAAGGCTTTACATGATATGTGGCCTTACCTTGATAAG GCAATATGCAAGATTATCAGAGAAACAGCAGAGCCAATATTTGCAGAGTACGTTGGAAAATATCAGATAAGATCCATAGGATTTCaaagcttgaatcttggaagTCTTCCTCCTACAATTTATG GTATTAGAGTGCACGAAACCAATGAAAATGAACTAGTAATTGAACCTGCTATTAGATGGGCAGGAATTCCACACATAAATGTTGTGGTAAACATATTGTCAGTTCGACTTATAGTTCAG CTGATGGATGTCCAAGTATTTGCAACGCCAAGGATGATCTTAAGGCCTCTTGTACCAACATTCCCATGTTTTGGAAACATAACAATGACTTTGATAGACAAG CCACATGTGGACTTTGGACTCAGATTACTGGGAGGGGATGTTATGGCAATCCCCGGTTTCTATCAATTTGTTCAG GAATATATAAGAAATCAAGTTGCTAGCCTTTATTTATGGCCCCAAACTTTGAACATACCAATTCTTCAGGGTTCATT ATCAGGAACTATAAAGAAGCCTGTAGGCATACTGCATGTCAAGGTTGTAAGAGCTAAGAAACTCTTGAAGGCGGACATCATTGGAAGATCTGATCCTTATGTTAAAATCAAACTAACCGGGGAGAGGCTTCCATCAAAGAAAACTAGCATTAAGATGAGGAACTTGAACCCTGAATGGAATGAGAATTTCAAGCTTACAGTCAAAGATCCAGAGTCCCAATTCATTCAGTTCAATGTTTTCGACTGGGATCAG ATTGGGACGCATGACCCTTTGGGAATGCAAATTCTTCCACTGAAGTTGCTAACTCCATATGACACACAAGAATTTACGCTTGATTTAGTAAACAGCACAAACCCTTATGATcctcaaaacaagaaaaaaagaggcCAACTTATGGTGGAGTTGACATATAATCCTTTTATAGAAGAGAGTGGTAGTGGAATATATAACAGTGAACCTTTGGATGGAGATAAAGTGGTAGATGGAAAAAAGCTTGGAATTAAAAGCCAAGTTAGGAGCCGAAAGCCATCCATGTCCGTAGACATGTCTTCACAAATAGATGCAGCTGGTCTGCTTTTGGTTACAGTTCAAGGAGCAGAAGAACTTGAGAGCAAGCTTTACGATAACCCTAATCCTTACGTACTGGTTAGGTTTTCAGGAGAAAAGAGGAAAACCAAG ATGATAAAGAGATCCCATCGGCCATATTGGAATGAAGAATTTCAGTTTGTGGTAGAAGAAGCGACTTTGAAGGAGAAGATTCGTTTTGAAGTAAAGAGTAAGAAAAGAAACCTTTTCGCTTATCGTTTCCGAAAAAAG GAATTGTTGGGGTACGTTGACATCAATTTTAGTGATGTGGTATACAATGGACGCATTAGAGGCAAGTACAATTTGATTAACTCGAAAAATGCAGTGATACATATCGAGTTGCAGTGGAGCACCACGTGA